The Nitrospirota bacterium genome has a window encoding:
- the nikR gene encoding nickel-responsive transcriptional regulator NikR, which translates to MVARFGISLDEGLLKRFDRVIARKGYVNRSEAIRDLIRDTLVKEEWAEGTGETVGTITLVYSHDVRELADTLTDIQHGFHDSVVSTMHIHLDGHNCLEVLVVRGRGRDIRKIADRLIGTKGVKHGKLTLATTGRDIP; encoded by the coding sequence ATGGTGGCGCGTTTCGGCATATCCCTGGATGAAGGCCTCCTCAAGCGGTTCGACAGAGTCATCGCCCGCAAGGGCTACGTCAACCGCTCCGAGGCCATCCGCGACCTCATACGGGATACCCTCGTGAAGGAGGAGTGGGCGGAGGGGACAGGCGAGACGGTGGGCACCATTACCCTGGTCTATTCGCACGACGTGCGGGAGCTGGCCGACACCCTCACGGACATCCAGCACGGGTTCCACGACTCGGTCGTCTCCACCATGCACATCCATCTGGACGGGCATAACTGCCTGGAGGTCCTGGTGGTCAGGGGAAGGGGACGGGACATCAGGAAGATAGCGGACCGCCTCATCGGCACCAAGGGCGTAAAGCACGGCAAGCTTACCCTGGCCACCACGGGCAGGGACATCCCGTAA